A single window of Luteipulveratus halotolerans DNA harbors:
- a CDS encoding type I restriction endonuclease subunit R yields MTDVHKELAMEDEAVAQLATQGWVYEEGSAARYDKQRALFPEDVFAWLEATQPDELAKHLKPGLDPAAQAKARNGILDALADTLSNVGGGGGTLTVMRKGFRRISSRFQMVQAKPTESMNPKTVKDYESNILRVVRQVHYSSTNAKKSIDLVLFCNGIPVTTIELKTEFTQSVTRGQVQYKNDRDPGTDGKDVLLAWGKRALVHFVVTDNEVSMTTKLAGSKTTFLPFNQGNGSGKGNPLNPDGARTEYFWRDVLDPDAFLTILTKYLVVRTDEKPDPVTGKAEKSTSLRFPRFHQWDAVERVISRVAEQGVGERYLIEHSAGSGKTDTIVWTAFRLAALHDQSNKKVFDSVIVVTDRNVLDKQMSAAMRQLDPHGAQMVRIDGSGASKSSELGEALRLKTPIIVVTIQTAPFALKYLREQADASGGHFAVIADEAHSSQTGTAAAKLKAVLSPQEQSDVEDGGEVDAQTLLAAELPQRAETPNLTYLAFTATPKSKTLELFGTPDPQDTGEDGNPRPKPFHRYTMRQAIEEGFILDVLQNYTEYDVAYELGLKVKDEAVESVDKEAARKAAQRWVMLHEHNISQKVDIIIRHFRENIAGMLGGTAKAMIVTYSRKHALRYYNAIERYVAKHGYDDVHALVAFSGKVTVADDDTDVRPDDLLGVGEYTEASVNTGTKGKALDDAFNGPAYQVMIVANKFQVGFDQPLLCAMYVDKRLDGVMAVQTLSRLNRTWAGKDHVYVLDFVNKGEDILAAFQPYYEGAELGAVTDPDLPNRLAVKLDDVGMDRIYTMAEIEAAAVAATDPNGTHKALTAAIDPATERFGDLLRQAREDKDDEERTRLEGFRSDLSNYVNAYDFLSQIVPYDLEMESRSIYYRMLAKRLRDENSGIVVEIGPVALAKYKVESKAARTLDLTSGQATPLSPLAEMGTAEARERDQAHWADIIDAINSLFADSGLSPDDAVPEIEGILRDAKRDPDLVAKAKANSDADFNADNTVVASVLSKFIDRREKSEEIVNALLEGQNMDTFAQLLAMLGFREYLATVDYHFPNENVAVEVEAQHSPSTAKANEEARA; encoded by the coding sequence ATGACGGACGTCCACAAGGAACTGGCCATGGAGGACGAAGCAGTCGCCCAGTTGGCTACGCAGGGGTGGGTCTACGAGGAGGGCTCTGCGGCTCGCTACGACAAGCAGCGTGCCCTCTTTCCCGAGGACGTCTTCGCGTGGCTGGAGGCCACCCAGCCGGACGAACTGGCCAAGCACCTGAAGCCGGGCTTGGACCCTGCCGCTCAGGCGAAGGCTCGCAACGGCATCCTGGACGCCCTCGCTGACACGCTGAGCAACGTCGGTGGCGGTGGGGGCACGCTGACTGTCATGCGAAAGGGATTTCGACGCATCTCTTCGCGCTTCCAGATGGTGCAGGCCAAGCCCACTGAGTCCATGAACCCGAAGACGGTCAAGGACTACGAGTCGAACATCCTGCGCGTCGTCCGGCAGGTGCACTACTCGAGCACCAACGCGAAGAAGTCCATCGACCTGGTGCTGTTCTGCAATGGCATCCCGGTGACGACCATCGAATTGAAGACCGAGTTCACCCAGTCCGTGACGCGCGGTCAGGTGCAGTACAAGAATGACCGCGACCCGGGCACGGACGGCAAGGACGTCCTGCTGGCGTGGGGCAAGCGCGCGCTCGTGCACTTCGTCGTGACCGACAACGAGGTCTCGATGACCACGAAGTTGGCCGGGAGCAAGACCACCTTCCTGCCGTTCAACCAGGGCAACGGATCAGGCAAGGGCAACCCGCTCAACCCGGACGGTGCACGTACCGAGTACTTCTGGCGGGACGTGCTCGACCCGGATGCCTTCCTGACGATCCTGACCAAGTACCTCGTGGTCCGCACGGATGAGAAGCCGGACCCGGTGACGGGTAAGGCGGAGAAGTCCACGTCGCTGCGGTTCCCGCGCTTCCACCAGTGGGATGCGGTGGAGAGGGTCATCTCGCGGGTGGCGGAGCAGGGGGTGGGTGAGCGGTACCTCATCGAGCACTCGGCTGGCTCGGGCAAGACCGACACCATCGTCTGGACGGCGTTCCGGCTCGCGGCGCTGCATGACCAGTCGAACAAGAAGGTCTTCGACTCGGTGATCGTGGTGACCGACCGCAACGTGCTGGACAAGCAGATGAGCGCCGCCATGAGGCAGTTGGACCCGCACGGCGCGCAGATGGTCCGCATCGACGGGTCAGGAGCCTCGAAGTCCAGCGAACTGGGCGAGGCGCTGAGGCTGAAGACCCCGATCATCGTCGTGACGATCCAGACCGCTCCCTTCGCGCTGAAGTACTTGCGCGAGCAGGCCGACGCATCGGGCGGGCACTTCGCGGTCATCGCGGACGAGGCCCACTCGTCCCAGACCGGGACGGCTGCGGCCAAGTTGAAGGCCGTCCTGAGTCCGCAGGAGCAGTCGGACGTTGAGGACGGCGGGGAGGTCGATGCGCAGACGCTGCTGGCGGCTGAACTACCGCAGCGGGCCGAGACGCCGAACCTGACCTATCTCGCCTTCACGGCGACCCCGAAGTCCAAGACCCTCGAACTGTTCGGCACACCGGACCCGCAGGACACCGGCGAGGACGGCAACCCGAGGCCCAAGCCGTTCCACCGCTACACGATGCGTCAGGCCATCGAGGAGGGCTTCATCCTCGACGTGCTCCAGAACTACACCGAGTACGACGTCGCCTATGAGTTGGGCTTGAAGGTCAAGGACGAGGCCGTCGAGTCCGTCGACAAGGAGGCCGCTCGCAAGGCCGCTCAGCGCTGGGTGATGCTGCACGAGCACAACATCTCCCAGAAGGTCGACATCATCATTCGGCACTTCCGCGAGAACATCGCCGGGATGCTGGGTGGCACCGCCAAGGCGATGATCGTGACCTACTCGCGCAAGCACGCCCTGCGGTACTACAACGCCATCGAGCGGTACGTGGCCAAGCACGGCTACGACGACGTGCATGCCTTGGTCGCCTTCTCCGGCAAGGTCACCGTCGCCGACGACGACACCGACGTCAGGCCCGACGACCTGCTCGGCGTGGGTGAGTACACCGAGGCGAGCGTCAACACCGGCACGAAGGGCAAGGCGCTGGACGACGCCTTCAACGGCCCCGCCTACCAAGTGATGATCGTGGCCAACAAGTTCCAGGTCGGCTTCGACCAGCCGCTGTTGTGCGCGATGTACGTCGACAAGCGACTCGACGGCGTGATGGCCGTCCAGACCCTCTCGCGCCTCAACCGCACCTGGGCGGGCAAGGACCACGTGTACGTCCTCGACTTCGTGAACAAGGGCGAGGACATCCTCGCGGCCTTCCAGCCGTACTACGAGGGGGCCGAATTGGGGGCCGTCACCGACCCCGACCTGCCGAACCGCCTCGCGGTGAAACTGGACGACGTGGGCATGGACCGCATCTACACGATGGCCGAGATCGAGGCTGCCGCTGTCGCCGCGACCGATCCCAACGGAACGCACAAGGCGCTGACTGCCGCCATCGACCCGGCAACGGAGCGCTTCGGTGATCTGCTGAGGCAGGCCCGGGAGGACAAGGACGACGAGGAGCGAACGCGGCTGGAGGGCTTCCGTTCGGACCTGTCCAACTACGTGAACGCCTACGACTTCCTTTCTCAGATCGTCCCCTACGACCTGGAGATGGAGAGCCGCTCGATCTACTACCGCATGCTCGCCAAGCGTCTGCGGGATGAGAACTCCGGCATCGTCGTGGAGATCGGCCCGGTCGCCCTGGCCAAGTACAAGGTCGAGAGCAAGGCCGCTCGGACGCTCGACCTGACGTCCGGGCAGGCCACTCCGTTGAGCCCGCTGGCTGAGATGGGCACCGCCGAGGCGCGTGAGCGGGATCAGGCCCATTGGGCGGACATCATCGACGCCATCAACTCCCTCTTCGCGGACAGCGGCCTGAGCCCCGACGACGCGGTGCCCGAGATCGAAGGCATCCTCAGGGACGCGAAAAGAGACCCGGACCTCGTGGCGAAGGCCAAGGCCAACAGCGACGCCGACTTCAACGCTGACAACACGGTCGTGGCCTCGGTGCTGAGCAAGTTCATCGACCGTCGCGAGAAGAGCGAGGAGATCGTCAACGCTCTGCTGGAGGGGCAGAATATGGACACGTTCGCCCAACTGCTCGCCATGCTCGGCTTCCGGGAGTACCTCGCCACCGTCGACTACCACTTCCCGAATGAGAACGTCGCTGTCGAGGTCGAGGCTCAACACTCTCCATCGACTGCCAAGGCCAATGAGGAGGCCAGGGCATGA
- a CDS encoding restriction endonuclease subunit S, giving the protein MSVSQFRGVIRRSEISDGAHRADSLDDYKIAKRGDIVFNKMSIRDGAMGLAREDGLVTYHYEVMRPRPAVEARYVVYLMKSSWFGGELIKRERGIGAGGAKGVRTTEVPFRVLRTIDCYIPTVEGQRAIADFLDRETAQIDSMIEAQNVLMQELRERQRAAISNTIDSDASLQRVPLRRLITGISQGWSPQCEDTPVDDPSTQWSVLKVGCVNGGVFRPEQNKMLPGDLEPRPELGLRAGDLLMSRGNTREWVGSAAVVDRDYPTLMLSDLLYRVAVDRSLVSSEYVALALSTRKARDEIEIAAKGASHSMQKVSQGDIRSTTIPLRSLQAQSDVVNEASAITVRADAMISAAQEVIDLLRERREALITAAVTGRIDPETGTECIEEGAA; this is encoded by the coding sequence ATGTCCGTTTCTCAGTTCCGAGGAGTAATCCGTCGTTCTGAGATCAGCGACGGGGCGCACCGGGCTGACAGCCTTGATGACTACAAGATCGCGAAACGAGGGGACATCGTGTTCAACAAGATGTCTATCCGAGATGGAGCGATGGGGCTTGCCCGGGAGGATGGGCTGGTCACGTACCACTACGAGGTGATGCGGCCTCGCCCGGCTGTCGAGGCACGCTACGTCGTTTACCTTATGAAGTCGTCCTGGTTTGGCGGCGAGTTGATCAAGCGTGAGCGGGGGATCGGTGCGGGAGGCGCAAAGGGTGTCCGGACGACTGAAGTGCCCTTCCGCGTTCTGAGGACCATCGACTGCTACATCCCGACAGTCGAGGGTCAGAGGGCCATCGCTGACTTCCTCGACCGTGAGACTGCACAGATCGACTCCATGATCGAGGCGCAGAACGTGCTAATGCAAGAACTGCGCGAAAGGCAGCGTGCTGCAATCTCAAACACCATTGACTCAGACGCTTCGCTGCAAAGAGTGCCGCTACGGCGCTTGATCACTGGTATCAGCCAGGGCTGGTCTCCCCAATGCGAAGACACTCCCGTGGACGATCCGTCGACCCAGTGGTCAGTGCTGAAGGTGGGCTGTGTCAATGGCGGAGTCTTTCGTCCTGAGCAGAACAAGATGCTGCCCGGGGATTTGGAGCCTCGTCCAGAACTCGGCCTGCGTGCCGGTGACCTGCTCATGTCGCGTGGCAATACCCGAGAGTGGGTGGGAAGCGCCGCCGTCGTTGATCGGGACTACCCGACCCTCATGTTGAGCGACCTGCTCTACCGGGTCGCGGTCGACCGCTCCTTGGTATCCAGCGAGTACGTCGCCCTCGCTCTAAGTACCCGCAAGGCCCGCGATGAGATCGAGATTGCCGCGAAGGGCGCAAGTCACTCGATGCAGAAAGTTTCTCAGGGCGATATCCGGTCCACGACCATTCCCCTTCGCAGCCTTCAGGCACAATCAGACGTCGTGAATGAGGCGAGCGCGATAACAGTAAGAGCCGATGCGATGATCTCGGCTGCGCAAGAGGTCATCGACCTGCTTCGTGAGCGCCGCGAGGCACTCATCACCGCCGCAGTCACCGGCAGGATCGACCCCGAGACCGGCACTGAATGCATCGAGGAGGGGGCAGCATGA
- a CDS encoding type I restriction-modification system subunit M, with protein sequence MTKPDPTFIWGIADMLRGPYRPKEYGTVILPFTVLARFESVLEPTKDAVLAASEKYESAPDLVRHEMLKRASGQEFYNTSQFTLSTLGDPANQAANLQNLIEGYNEEVRQVFERFDMPKIIRDLDDRDRLSAVVKEFAALDVHPDRVSNAEMGDVFEELIRRFMEASKDVAGDYFTPREVVRLMVSLLFSPDREDLSDPHLIRQVYDPTCGTGGMLSEAHEWMREHNGHATLNLFGQEFNALSYAMAKADLIIKKQDAQNIFFGDTLLVDGHEGKTFSYCISNPPFGQDWKVQEKAVKAERERDGDEGRFTAGLPSVNDGAMLFLQHLVSKMRPAAQGGGRGAIVLNGSALFTGSAGQGPSEIRRHLLENDLVDAIIGLPTDLFYNTGIATYIWVLDNNKPQERRGKVQLIDGTAQWVKMRKSIGAKRRMLSEANITSIVDLYGEYEDADPEVSKVFNTEDFGYRTITVEQPLRQVYSVDEDRIEAALNLTPIKKFDKETRHLLREALDSLDHEQVWTERGEFDKDLGTALGAHRVGLTPANRRAVIGAFAESSAQGEIVKGPKGRIEPDASLRDTENVPLTEDVDAYVEREVLPWAPEAWVDESKTKIGYEIPFTRAFYVYEPPRPLAEVDADVQAAIARVQGLFAEVRS encoded by the coding sequence GTGACCAAGCCTGACCCGACCTTCATCTGGGGCATCGCAGACATGCTCCGTGGCCCGTACCGCCCGAAGGAGTACGGCACGGTCATCCTGCCGTTCACCGTGCTGGCGCGGTTCGAGTCGGTGCTGGAGCCCACCAAGGATGCGGTCCTCGCGGCTTCCGAGAAGTACGAGAGCGCTCCCGACCTCGTGCGTCACGAGATGCTGAAGCGGGCCTCCGGTCAGGAGTTCTACAACACGTCGCAGTTCACCCTGAGCACGCTCGGTGACCCAGCCAACCAGGCTGCGAACCTCCAGAACCTCATCGAGGGCTACAACGAGGAGGTGCGGCAGGTCTTCGAGCGCTTCGACATGCCGAAGATCATCCGCGACCTGGACGACCGCGACCGTCTGTCTGCCGTCGTCAAGGAGTTCGCCGCACTGGACGTGCACCCGGACCGGGTGAGCAACGCCGAGATGGGTGACGTCTTCGAGGAACTTATCCGGCGCTTCATGGAGGCGTCCAAGGACGTAGCGGGTGACTACTTCACCCCGCGCGAAGTGGTGCGCTTGATGGTGTCTCTGCTCTTCTCACCGGACAGGGAGGACCTGTCCGACCCGCACCTGATCCGGCAGGTCTACGACCCGACCTGCGGCACGGGCGGCATGCTCTCCGAGGCCCATGAGTGGATGCGCGAGCACAACGGTCACGCGACCTTGAACCTCTTCGGTCAGGAGTTCAACGCGCTGTCGTACGCCATGGCCAAGGCCGACCTGATCATCAAGAAGCAGGACGCCCAGAACATCTTCTTCGGGGACACCCTCTTGGTTGACGGGCACGAGGGGAAGACCTTCTCCTACTGCATCTCTAACCCGCCGTTCGGGCAGGACTGGAAGGTGCAGGAAAAGGCCGTCAAGGCCGAGCGCGAGCGCGACGGAGACGAGGGGCGCTTCACTGCTGGCCTGCCCAGCGTCAACGACGGCGCGATGCTCTTCCTCCAGCACCTGGTCTCCAAGATGCGTCCCGCCGCGCAGGGTGGTGGCCGTGGGGCCATCGTCCTCAACGGCTCCGCGCTGTTCACCGGCAGCGCTGGACAGGGGCCGTCAGAGATCAGGCGACACCTGCTGGAGAACGACCTCGTGGACGCCATCATCGGCTTGCCGACCGACCTCTTCTACAACACCGGCATCGCTACCTACATCTGGGTGCTCGACAACAACAAACCGCAGGAGCGGCGAGGCAAGGTCCAGTTGATTGACGGCACCGCGCAGTGGGTCAAGATGCGTAAGTCCATCGGGGCGAAGCGGCGCATGCTCTCCGAGGCCAACATCACGAGCATCGTGGACCTCTACGGTGAGTACGAGGACGCCGATCCGGAGGTCTCCAAAGTCTTCAACACGGAGGACTTCGGCTATCGCACGATCACGGTCGAACAGCCGCTGCGGCAGGTCTACTCGGTGGACGAGGACCGGATCGAGGCTGCGCTCAACCTGACTCCGATCAAGAAGTTCGACAAGGAGACCCGACACCTGCTGCGCGAGGCGCTCGACAGCCTCGACCACGAGCAGGTCTGGACCGAGCGAGGAGAGTTCGACAAGGACCTCGGAACCGCGCTCGGGGCTCACAGGGTTGGCCTGACCCCAGCGAACCGCCGCGCTGTGATCGGAGCATTCGCGGAGTCCTCAGCCCAGGGCGAGATCGTCAAGGGGCCGAAGGGCCGCATCGAACCGGACGCATCTCTGCGCGACACGGAGAACGTGCCACTGACCGAGGACGTGGACGCCTACGTGGAGCGTGAGGTGCTGCCCTGGGCTCCCGAGGCTTGGGTGGACGAGTCCAAGACCAAGATTGGCTACGAGATTCCATTCACGCGAGCCTTCTACGTCTACGAGCCCCCGCGCCCTCTGGCGGAGGTCGACGCCGACGTCCAGGCTGCTATCGCCCGAGTGCAGGGCCTCTTCGCGGAGGTCCGGTCGTGA
- a CDS encoding NADP-dependent oxidoreductase gives MAQTTRIVLAARPHGEPTQDDFRTETIDLAAPGDGEALLETLYLSLDPYMRGRMSDAPSYAAPVEIGAPMVGATVSRVVESNDDAFEPGDVVLGYGGWQTHSVEKVRHLRRLDPSVAPVTTALGVLGMPGFTAYSGLLTIGQPKPGETVVVAAATGPVGSAVGQIARLKGARAVGIAGGPEKVAHLREIGFDAAVDHRAPDFAEQLAAATPDGVDVYVENVGGAVWDAVLPRLNTYARVPVCGLVAGYNATSLPQGPDRSGVLMGTILRKSLTVRGFIQTEFAPTQTEQFLADMAGWVADGSVQYREDVVEGLDQTVEAFRRLLTGRNFGKLVIKVAD, from the coding sequence ATGGCCCAGACCACCCGCATCGTCCTGGCCGCCCGCCCACACGGCGAGCCCACCCAGGACGACTTCCGCACCGAGACGATCGACCTGGCTGCGCCGGGTGACGGCGAGGCGCTGCTCGAGACGCTCTACCTCTCGCTCGACCCGTACATGCGCGGTCGGATGAGCGATGCACCGTCGTACGCCGCACCGGTCGAGATCGGCGCGCCCATGGTCGGTGCGACGGTCTCGCGGGTCGTCGAGTCGAACGACGACGCGTTCGAGCCCGGCGACGTCGTCCTGGGGTACGGCGGCTGGCAGACCCACTCGGTCGAGAAGGTGAGGCACCTGCGGCGTCTGGACCCGTCGGTCGCACCCGTCACCACGGCACTCGGTGTGCTCGGCATGCCCGGCTTCACGGCGTACTCCGGCTTGCTGACCATCGGGCAGCCGAAGCCGGGCGAGACCGTCGTCGTCGCCGCGGCCACCGGCCCCGTCGGCTCGGCCGTCGGACAGATCGCCCGGCTCAAGGGTGCTCGGGCGGTCGGCATCGCGGGCGGCCCGGAGAAGGTCGCTCATCTGCGGGAGATCGGGTTCGACGCGGCCGTCGACCACCGTGCGCCCGACTTCGCCGAGCAGCTCGCGGCGGCGACACCGGACGGTGTCGACGTCTACGTCGAGAACGTCGGCGGAGCCGTCTGGGACGCGGTTCTCCCCCGGCTCAACACGTACGCCCGCGTGCCGGTCTGCGGTCTCGTCGCCGGCTACAACGCCACCTCGCTGCCCCAGGGACCGGACCGGTCGGGCGTGCTGATGGGCACGATCCTGCGCAAGAGCCTGACCGTGCGCGGGTTCATCCAGACCGAGTTCGCGCCGACCCAGACCGAGCAGTTCCTGGCCGACATGGCCGGCTGGGTGGCCGACGGCAGCGTGCAGTACCGCGAGGACGTCGTCGAGGGCCTGGACCAGACCGTCGAGGCGTTCCGCAGACTGCTCACGGGCCGCAACTTCGGCAAGCTCGTCATCAAGGTCGCGGACTGA